From a single Lolium rigidum isolate FL_2022 chromosome 7, APGP_CSIRO_Lrig_0.1, whole genome shotgun sequence genomic region:
- the LOC124672623 gene encoding uncharacterized protein LOC124672623 — protein MAMDRSSREFTMKGRKKHHVLSCCLLIAVLIILGILALVLYILYRPLPPRVLTSPVELGVEDFSLLPPSLTLTASVHVEVVNPSRSPFRYGETVTAVTYHGEPVGTTVVPAGGVGGRTTTWVTPLTEVDGVKVAANPHFAGDALSGTLPFVVMVRLDGKALVLRAFEVSATVEIVCYVQLYVFREDSSSRCVATVRAGPQRKYY, from the exons ATGGCGAT GGATCGATCAAGTAGAGAATTCACCATGAAGGGGAGGAAGAAGCATCACGTCCTGTCCTGCTGCCTGCTGATCGCGGTTCTCATCATCCTCGGCATCCTCGCTCTGGTGCTCTACATCCTCTACCGCCCACTCCCGCCGCGCGTGCTGACCTCGCCGGTGGAGCTCGGCGTGGAGGACTTCAGCCTCCTCCCGCCGTCGCTGACGCTGACCGCGTCGGTGCACGTGGAGGTGGTCAACCCCAGCCGCTCCCCGTTCCGGTACGGCGAGACGGTCACGGCGGTGACCTACCACGGAGAGCCGGTCGGGACGACGGTGGTGCCGGCCGGCGGGGTCGGCGGGCGGACCACGACGTGGGTCACGCCGCTGACCGAGGTGGACGGGGTCAAGGTGGCCGCGAACCCGCACTTCGCCGGCGACGCGCTGTCCGGGACGCTGCCCTTCGTGGTCATGGTGAGGCTGGACGGCAAGGCGCTCGTGCTGCGCGCGTTCGAGGTGAGCGCCACCGTCGAGATCGTCTGCTACGTCCAGCTCTACGTCTTCCGCGAGGACAGCAGCTCGCGCTGCGTCGCCACCGTCCGTGCTGGCCCTCAACGCAAATACTACTAG
- the LOC124676876 gene encoding WAT1-related protein At5g64700-like — protein MGNGKVYATIVLIRLIYAGMHILTKAAFEEGMSTTVFVFYRHAVAAIFLAPFAFFLEIRKRPTPPLTVRLSFKIFVHAFYGMAGTINLYSIGLNYASATSSSAIFNIVPVVAFILAVMFRMETLKLKTVHGMAKASGILLCVGGVVALALYQGPQLKSFNHHPLLHSTSKAVHAHPEKNWALGIFLMTASVVIWSLWTVKQGPLLLEYPSKLLNTTLQCTFASVQSFVIAIVMERDLARWKLAGGMSLVAVLFTGIVVAAISYYLQIWVIEKKGPVFLSMSMPLSLVFTMVIASFLLGEDVSLGSIIGGALLVAGLYAVLWGKGREDRAVASPLDGTLPQLEEHKSRAAETKDSETSDATAKV, from the exons ATGGGCAACGGCAAGGTGTACGCGACGATCGTGCTCATCAGGCTGATATACGCGGGCATGCACATACTCACCAAGGCGGCCTTCGAGGAGGGCATGAGCACTACCGTCTTCGTCTTCTACaggcacgccgtcgccgccatcttcTTGGCCCCTTTCGCCTTCTTCCTCGAGATCAG GAAGCGGCCGACGCCACCGTTGACGGTTAGGCTCTCATTCAAGATCTTTGTCCATGCCTTCTATGG GATGGCTGGAACGATAAACTTGTATAGCATTGGTCTGAACTATGCGTCGGCCACCTCTTCATCGGCTATCTTCAACATCGTGCCAGTGGTGGCCTTCATCTTGGCAGTCATGTTCAG GATGGAGACTCTGAAGCTGAAGACTGTCCACGGCATGGCCAAAGCCTCGGGGATTCTTCTCTGCGTCGGAGGGGTGGTGGCGCTGGCGCTGTACCAAGGCCCCCAGCTCAAGTCCTTCAACCACCACCCTCTCCTGCACAGCACCAGCAAGGCCGTGCACGCGCATCCCGAGAAGAACTGGGCGCTGGGGATCTTCCTCATGACCGCATCGGTCGTGATATGGTCTCTCTGGACAGTGAAGCAG GGCCCCCTGTTGCTGGAGTACCCATCCAAGCTTCTCAACACCACGCTCCAGTGCACCTTCGCAAGTGTCCAGTCGTtcgtcatcgccatcgtcatGGAGAGGGACCTGGCGCGGTGGAAGCTCGCTGGCGGCATGAGCCTCGTCGCGGTGCTCTTCACG GGTATTGTTGTCGCGGCCATCTCGTACTACCTGCAGATCTgggtgatcgagaagaaaggcccgGTGTTCCTGTCCATGTCGATGCCGCTGAGCCTCGTCTTCACCATGGTGATCGCCTCGTTCCTATTGGGGGAAGACGTCAGCCTAGGAAG CATTATCGGTGGCGCGCTGCTCGTCGCCGGTCTCTATGCCGTGCTCTGGGGCAAGGGCAGGGAGGATCGAGCGGTGGCCAGTCCACTGGACGGCACTCTGCCGCAGCTGGAGGAGCACAAGAGCCGAGCGGCGGAAACCAAGGATAGCGAGACGTCCGACGCGACCGCAAAGGTTTGA